Proteins found in one Solirubrobacterales bacterium genomic segment:
- the bioD gene encoding dethiobiotin synthase has protein sequence MSHPARGFFVTGTGTEVGKTVVAAVIARSLAAAGAQVAVFKPAVSGLAETGEPDHVLLRRAAGSTQTDDEIAPYRYEEPVSPHLAAELAGKPIEPAGLVGAARAAATGADYLVCEGVGGLLVPLTLGYQVRDLARELALPVVIAAKPGLGTINHTLLTVEAARAVGLEPALVVVTPWPEDPSVVERSNRVTIERLGSVRVEPLRELELGAPESWPTLSVGD, from the coding sequence GTGAGCCACCCGGCGCGGGGCTTCTTCGTCACCGGTACCGGCACTGAGGTCGGAAAGACGGTGGTGGCCGCGGTCATCGCGCGCTCGCTTGCCGCCGCAGGCGCCCAGGTGGCGGTGTTCAAACCGGCCGTGAGCGGCCTGGCGGAGACCGGGGAGCCCGACCACGTTCTGCTTCGCCGGGCCGCCGGCTCGACGCAGACGGACGACGAGATCGCCCCGTATCGCTACGAGGAGCCCGTGTCCCCGCACCTCGCCGCGGAGCTGGCCGGGAAGCCGATCGAGCCCGCCGGACTCGTGGGGGCCGCCCGCGCCGCCGCGACCGGTGCCGATTACCTCGTCTGCGAAGGCGTCGGCGGGCTGCTGGTGCCGCTGACGCTCGGCTACCAGGTGCGCGACCTGGCTCGCGAGCTCGCTCTGCCGGTCGTGATCGCCGCCAAGCCGGGACTAGGGACGATCAACCACACGCTGCTGACGGTCGAGGCGGCTCGAGCGGTGGGCCTTGAGCCGGCCCTCGTCGTCGTAACGCCCTGGCCCGAGGATCCATCGGTCGTTGAACGCTCGAATCGCGTCACGATCGAGCGCCTGGGTTCCGTTCGGGTCGAGCCTTTGCGCGAGCTGGAGCTCGGTGCTCCGGAGTCCTGGCCGACGCTGAGCGTTGGGGATTAG
- a CDS encoding MFS transporter, with amino-acid sequence MTRYRHLITEENRKWWTLGAMCFALFMIMLDNTVVNVALPSIQRDLGASLSSLEWTINGYTLSFAVLLATGGRLGDIFGRRRTFLIGVVLFTLSSATAGLAPNTTWLVASRVVQGIGGALMMPATLSIVANAFPPAERGKAIGTWAGVSALALAVGPVLGGFLTETVSWRAIFYINVPVGVAAVLAAVFAVRESRDETVGREVDYAGVVTLTAGLTALVLALIEGNSWGWGSPAIVALLSGSVLMLALFPFIERRVAAPMVEFPLFASRDFVGANVIALIVTFAMLAQFFFIALYLQNILGYSPLQAGVRFLPATLMIVLIAPLAGRLTDRIGSRLPIAVGLSLVSVALFWLTRIDATTTYTDLWPSFVLMGMGMALVISPMSTAAMNAVADAKAGIASGILSMNRMVGGTLGVAVIGAVFQAAARSRVNELLAGSGLTTAQREEVAHGLGGGQSAVPAGLDHHQAGEVASAAHDAFIGAFASSMKVATAVVVAGVVVALALISSRHRRVPQADATARATRAAELATSEQPAS; translated from the coding sequence ATGACGCGGTACCGGCACCTGATCACCGAGGAGAACCGCAAGTGGTGGACGCTCGGTGCGATGTGCTTCGCCCTGTTCATGATCATGCTCGACAACACGGTCGTCAACGTCGCGCTGCCGTCGATCCAGCGCGATCTCGGGGCAAGCCTCTCGAGCCTCGAGTGGACGATCAACGGCTACACGCTCTCCTTCGCCGTCCTGCTCGCCACCGGCGGACGCCTGGGCGACATCTTCGGCCGCCGCCGGACCTTCTTGATCGGGGTTGTCCTGTTCACGCTCTCCTCGGCGACCGCCGGGCTGGCGCCCAACACGACCTGGCTGGTGGCCAGCCGTGTCGTGCAGGGGATAGGCGGCGCGCTGATGATGCCCGCCACTCTGTCGATCGTGGCCAACGCCTTCCCGCCCGCCGAGCGCGGCAAGGCGATCGGGACCTGGGCCGGGGTCTCCGCGCTGGCGCTGGCGGTCGGGCCGGTGCTGGGCGGCTTTCTGACCGAAACCGTCTCCTGGCGGGCGATTTTCTACATCAATGTCCCCGTCGGCGTGGCCGCCGTCCTGGCTGCCGTGTTCGCGGTCCGCGAGTCCCGCGACGAGACGGTCGGCCGGGAGGTTGACTATGCCGGCGTCGTCACCCTGACCGCGGGGCTCACCGCGCTCGTGCTGGCGCTGATCGAGGGCAACTCCTGGGGCTGGGGGTCGCCGGCGATCGTTGCGTTGCTCTCCGGATCCGTCCTCATGCTGGCCCTCTTCCCGTTCATTGAGCGGAGGGTTGCTGCACCGATGGTCGAGTTTCCGCTGTTCGCGAGCCGCGACTTCGTCGGCGCGAACGTGATCGCCCTGATCGTGACCTTCGCAATGCTCGCGCAGTTCTTCTTCATCGCGCTGTACTTGCAGAACATCCTCGGCTACTCACCGCTCCAGGCCGGCGTCCGGTTTCTTCCGGCGACGCTCATGATCGTCTTGATCGCCCCGCTCGCCGGCCGGCTCACCGATCGGATCGGATCTCGCCTGCCGATCGCCGTGGGGCTTTCGCTGGTCTCGGTGGCGCTGTTCTGGCTGACCCGAATCGATGCGACCACCACCTACACCGACCTGTGGCCCTCGTTCGTGTTGATGGGCATGGGCATGGCGCTGGTGATCTCGCCGATGTCCACGGCGGCTATGAACGCCGTCGCCGATGCCAAGGCCGGGATCGCCTCGGGCATCCTGTCGATGAACAGGATGGTCGGCGGCACCCTCGGCGTCGCGGTGATCGGCGCCGTGTTCCAGGCCGCCGCCCGCTCGCGGGTCAACGAGCTGCTGGCCGGATCGGGGCTCACGACGGCCCAGCGCGAGGAGGTCGCGCACGGCTTGGGAGGTGGCCAATCGGCAGTCCCTGCGGGACTCGATCATCACCAAGCAGGCGAGGTGGCCTCGGCGGCCCACGACGCTTTCATCGGCGCCTTCGCCTCCTCGATGAAGGTCGCCACAGCCGTCGTTGTCGCCGGAGTCGTGGTCGCCCTGGCCCTGATCAGCTCGCGCCACAGGCGCGTGCCCCAGGCCGACGCGACCGCACGGGCGACGCGGGCGGCGGAGCTCGCCACCAGCGAGCAGCCGGCGAGCTAA
- a CDS encoding MarR family transcriptional regulator → MHTTSAPRRPTRTSEAADRRRIAEGLMALFRHLWTYDRGGGFLQAIEESRLTLTQVKALVALDSDQGAPCPIRQLAEELGIMPPTATRAVDALVERELVSRTEDPEDRRVRRIAITEAGHRLVGELASRRAAEFEAFAEELSAGQRRKLLAALEALLSNEDFAIAHEAVQRSARR, encoded by the coding sequence ATGCATACGACAAGCGCGCCACGCAGACCCACCCGGACCTCGGAGGCCGCCGACCGCCGGCGGATAGCCGAGGGCCTGATGGCCCTGTTCCGGCATCTATGGACGTACGATCGCGGCGGGGGTTTCCTGCAGGCGATCGAGGAGAGCCGCCTCACGCTGACCCAGGTCAAGGCGCTCGTGGCGCTCGACTCGGATCAGGGCGCCCCGTGCCCGATCCGGCAGCTCGCTGAGGAGCTCGGGATCATGCCGCCGACGGCGACGCGGGCGGTCGATGCCCTGGTGGAGCGGGAGCTGGTCAGCCGCACCGAGGACCCCGAGGATCGGCGCGTGCGCCGGATTGCCATCACCGAGGCTGGTCATCGCCTGGTCGGCGAGCTCGCGAGCCGCCGTGCCGCCGAGTTCGAGGCCTTCGCCGAGGAGCTCAGCGCCGGCCAGCGGCGCAAGCTCCTCGCGGCGCTCGAGGCCCTGCTGTCGAACGAGGACTTCGCCATCGCCCACGAGGCCGTCCAAAGGAGCGCCCGCCGATGA
- the bioA gene encoding adenosylmethionine--8-amino-7-oxononanoate transaminase, with the protein MSDRQVPVGSSATAVGELDHRHLWHPFTQQRDWCDEEPLVIERAEGTDLVDSQGRRYIDGVSSLWCNVHGHRHPLIDQAVSEQLERVAHSTTLGLTHRGAAVLAARLAELAPPGLERVFYADSGSGATEVALKMAFQYWQQRGGQHRRRTSFICLRGGYHGDTLGAASVGGIDQFHATYSPLLFRAHHVEPGDMEQLECVLDFHAEETAAVIIEPLVQGAAGIRVHPPGYLHQVRELTERHGVLLICDEVATGFGRTGTMFACEQERVAPDFLCLGKGLSGGYLPLAATLTTERVYEGFLGAPDEGRTFFHGHTFTGNPLACAAALANLDAFEQEGTLVRLQPKIRLLGELLAQVAKLPQVAEVRGRGFMAGVDLGDHDPALRLGHRVTIEARRRGVIVRPLGDVVVLMPPLAISKQDLQRLVHAVAASIPAAFASAYGEAPTAELAQAA; encoded by the coding sequence ATGAGCGATCGGCAGGTCCCAGTCGGCTCTTCCGCTACGGCCGTCGGCGAGTTGGACCACCGCCACCTCTGGCACCCGTTCACCCAGCAGCGGGATTGGTGCGACGAGGAACCGCTTGTGATCGAGCGCGCCGAGGGCACCGACCTGGTGGACTCGCAGGGGCGGCGCTACATCGACGGGGTCTCGTCTCTGTGGTGCAACGTCCACGGACACCGCCATCCCCTGATCGATCAGGCGGTAAGCGAGCAGCTCGAGCGGGTGGCCCATTCGACGACGCTCGGCCTCACCCACCGCGGCGCGGCGGTGCTCGCGGCGCGCCTCGCGGAGCTCGCTCCGCCCGGGCTCGAGCGCGTCTTCTACGCGGACTCGGGCTCGGGCGCCACCGAGGTCGCGCTGAAGATGGCGTTTCAGTACTGGCAGCAGCGCGGCGGGCAGCACCGACGGCGCACGTCGTTCATCTGCCTGCGAGGCGGCTACCACGGCGACACTTTGGGAGCGGCGTCGGTTGGGGGCATCGACCAGTTCCATGCGACCTACTCCCCGCTTCTATTCCGCGCGCACCATGTGGAGCCGGGAGACATGGAGCAGCTCGAGTGCGTGCTCGACTTCCACGCGGAGGAGACCGCAGCCGTGATCATCGAGCCGCTGGTGCAGGGCGCGGCGGGGATCCGAGTCCATCCCCCCGGGTACCTCCATCAGGTGCGCGAGCTCACGGAGCGGCACGGCGTGCTGTTGATCTGCGACGAGGTCGCCACCGGCTTCGGGCGGACCGGGACGATGTTTGCCTGCGAGCAGGAGCGGGTCGCGCCGGACTTCCTCTGCCTGGGGAAGGGGCTCAGCGGAGGCTACCTGCCGCTCGCCGCCACCCTGACCACCGAACGCGTCTACGAGGGGTTCCTGGGGGCCCCGGACGAAGGGCGCACCTTCTTCCACGGGCACACGTTCACCGGCAACCCGCTTGCCTGCGCCGCCGCTCTCGCCAACCTCGATGCCTTCGAGCAGGAGGGAACGCTGGTCCGTCTGCAACCCAAGATCCGCCTGCTGGGCGAGCTCCTTGCTCAGGTGGCGAAGCTGCCCCAGGTCGCCGAGGTGCGCGGGCGGGGCTTCATGGCCGGCGTCGACCTCGGGGACCACGACCCCGCCCTTCGGCTCGGCCATCGCGTGACGATCGAGGCCCGCCGCCGTGGGGTGATCGTGCGCCCGCTCGGCGACGTCGTGGTCCTGATGCCGCCGCTCGCGATCTCAAAGCAGGACCTGCAGCGCCTGGTGCATGCCGTGGCCGCGTCGATCCCGGCCGCCTTCGCCTCCGCCTACGGCGAGGCGCCCACCGCCGAGCTCGCACAGGCCGCCTAG
- a CDS encoding sigma-70 family RNA polymerase sigma factor: MNETVAAPASEIPTDADLAFDELYRRARDDVHAYVAGLLRDRSAAEDVTALAFERAYRRRQSFNPRRGTRRAWLFGIARNAALDELRRRRREATLVAEPADEAAIPPDQGAEVAIRRAALRDALATLAPRERELVALKFFAGLTNPEIAMVIGVSETNAGTRLHRVIEKLRRACDEAA; this comes from the coding sequence ATGAACGAGACCGTGGCCGCCCCGGCCAGCGAGATCCCGACCGACGCCGATCTCGCCTTCGACGAGCTCTACCGGCGAGCTCGGGACGACGTTCACGCCTACGTGGCCGGTCTGCTGCGCGACCGCTCGGCCGCCGAGGACGTCACCGCGCTGGCCTTCGAGCGCGCCTACCGGCGCCGGCAAAGCTTCAATCCGAGGCGCGGCACGCGGCGGGCCTGGCTGTTCGGGATCGCCCGCAACGCGGCGCTCGACGAGCTGCGCCGGCGCCGGCGGGAGGCGACGCTGGTTGCCGAGCCCGCCGACGAGGCGGCGATCCCGCCGGACCAGGGAGCCGAGGTGGCGATCCGGCGGGCAGCGCTGCGGGACGCACTCGCAACCCTGGCGCCGCGCGAGCGCGAGCTGGTGGCGCTCAAGTTCTTCGCCGGGCTCACGAACCCCGAGATCGCGATGGTGATCGGGGTCTCCGAGACGAATGCCGGCACCCGGCTGCACAGAGTGATCGAGAAGCTGAGGAGGGCCTGCGATGAAGCTGCGTGA
- a CDS encoding DUF4349 domain-containing protein, translated as MKLREHEMPLDPEVERELEEIDRALGGEPVDSDLDALAELARALREERVSAEPRFAAELDQRVAEGFPRAGRLDQLRRRLTAVPPRRILAPAGAAATLLVVVGVAISQSGEIGGGNGNGGISPQPAPDQPVGVSPARPSGAGAEPAGGAPAERDAQATFLRDKRAASAANVPLARRRIARRVDLALSTSPERFRDAADGVLDVVRDHRGFVVRSNVSGGDPDAPRSQLGHGSFTLRIPVGELGAALGDLSDLGHVVSRTDGTQDITSRFVSVKKRIAALEKARQNLLRQLADATTVTEQESIRRRLEIVESQLSAAREDLGSAQRRVHLVPVSVTIDADRALADGDGGDGWGLGDAVDDAGKVLTVTAGVLLVSAAVLGPLAILAVLIWLGVRALTRLRRERALDQI; from the coding sequence ATGAAGCTGCGTGAGCACGAGATGCCGCTGGATCCAGAGGTCGAGCGCGAGCTGGAGGAGATCGACCGCGCCCTCGGCGGCGAGCCGGTCGACTCCGACCTCGACGCGCTCGCCGAGCTGGCCCGGGCGCTCCGCGAGGAGCGCGTCTCCGCAGAGCCCCGCTTCGCGGCGGAGCTGGACCAGCGGGTCGCCGAGGGCTTTCCCCGCGCCGGCCGGTTGGATCAGCTGCGCCGGAGGCTGACGGCCGTGCCGCCGCGCCGCATCCTGGCCCCGGCCGGCGCCGCAGCGACCCTGCTCGTGGTCGTGGGCGTCGCGATCAGCCAGAGCGGCGAGATCGGTGGTGGAAACGGCAACGGCGGCATCAGCCCGCAGCCGGCGCCGGATCAACCAGTTGGGGTTTCGCCGGCCCGGCCCAGTGGGGCGGGAGCGGAGCCGGCGGGCGGTGCCCCGGCCGAGCGTGATGCCCAAGCCACCTTCCTCCGCGACAAGCGCGCCGCGAGCGCCGCCAACGTCCCGCTCGCCAGGCGCAGGATCGCCCGCCGCGTCGACCTGGCGCTGTCGACCTCCCCCGAGCGTTTCCGCGACGCGGCCGACGGCGTCCTCGACGTGGTCCGCGACCACCGTGGCTTCGTCGTCCGCTCGAACGTCTCCGGGGGAGATCCCGATGCGCCCCGGTCGCAGCTCGGCCACGGGAGCTTCACCCTTCGGATTCCCGTCGGCGAGCTGGGCGCCGCCCTGGGCGACCTCTCCGACCTGGGCCACGTGGTCTCGCGAACGGACGGGACCCAGGACATCACGAGCCGTTTCGTCTCCGTCAAGAAGCGGATCGCAGCGCTCGAGAAGGCGCGCCAGAACCTGCTGCGCCAGCTCGCCGACGCGACCACCGTGACCGAGCAGGAGAGCATCAGGCGACGCCTCGAGATCGTCGAGTCGCAGCTCTCCGCGGCCCGGGAGGACCTCGGCAGCGCGCAAAGGCGCGTGCACCTCGTGCCCGTCAGCGTCACGATCGACGCGGACCGGGCACTCGCCGACGGCGACGGCGGCGACGGCTGGGGGCTCGGCGACGCCGTCGACGATGCCGGCAAGGTCCTGACCGTGACCGCCGGCGTGCTCCTGGTCAGCGCCGCGGTCCTCGGCCCGCTGGCCATCCTGGCGGTGCTGATCTGGCTGGGCGTGCGAGCGCTGACGCGCCTGCGGCGCGAGCGGGCGCTGGACCAGATCTGA
- a CDS encoding rubredoxin, whose translation MSADTQTAQLWICTSCGFIYDPEEGDPDGGIPPGTPFDQIPDDWFCPVCGARKADFEPYEE comes from the coding sequence ATGTCCGCCGACACTCAGACTGCTCAGCTTTGGATCTGCACCTCCTGCGGGTTCATCTACGACCCGGAGGAGGGCGATCCGGACGGCGGCATCCCGCCTGGCACCCCCTTCGATCAGATCCCTGACGACTGGTTCTGCCCCGTGTGCGGCGCGCGTAAGGCGGACTTCGAGCCCTACGAGGAGTAG
- a CDS encoding NUDIX hydrolase, giving the protein MAPAIPRPASSLILLRRSGKHRERGVEVLLVQRNPDASFMPGVWVFPGGVVEADEQVTPELEAGGEADAEELAHRACAMRELREEAGIKLPGDTELLPWSRWITPELVPVRFDTRFYVALAPPHSPPEPDGAETTEAAWISPGAALDRHAAGELSLVFPTIKHLEALLPYSNADEVLAAARGRRIEPIMPRVVGKGQERRVVLPGEPGY; this is encoded by the coding sequence ATGGCCCCGGCGATCCCCCGTCCCGCCTCCTCGCTGATCCTTCTGCGCCGCAGTGGGAAGCACCGCGAGCGCGGGGTCGAAGTGCTGCTCGTCCAGCGGAATCCGGACGCGAGCTTCATGCCCGGCGTCTGGGTGTTTCCCGGCGGCGTCGTTGAGGCCGACGAGCAGGTGACTCCCGAGCTCGAAGCCGGGGGCGAAGCCGACGCTGAGGAGCTCGCCCACCGGGCCTGCGCGATGCGGGAGCTGCGGGAGGAGGCAGGGATCAAGCTGCCCGGCGACACCGAGCTCCTGCCCTGGTCGCGGTGGATCACCCCCGAGCTCGTCCCGGTCCGCTTCGATACCCGCTTCTACGTTGCGCTCGCTCCGCCTCACTCCCCGCCGGAGCCCGACGGCGCGGAGACCACCGAGGCAGCCTGGATCTCGCCGGGCGCGGCGCTCGACCGACACGCGGCCGGCGAGCTCTCGCTCGTCTTCCCGACCATCAAGCATCTCGAGGCGCTGCTTCCGTACTCCAATGCGGACGAAGTGCTGGCAGCGGCGCGCGGACGCCGGATCGAGCCGATCATGCCGCGCGTCGTGGGCAAGGGCCAGGAGCGGCGCGTGGTCCTTCCCGGTGAGCCGGGATACTGA
- a CDS encoding iron-containing alcohol dehydrogenase yields MTFKDFYQFASPTRVVAGRELIGSAGFEFAKEGAERVLLVTDQVIRGTGLAAKAEAGVADGGLEVVGVFEDVPQDSDTGVVTRCAEQAKDQGADSFLAVGGGSVIDTTKAANVVFSHGGTIPDWEGVFGLPREGDGMGRPLPLAPMAVIPTTAGTGSEASPVAVIKDPDRGIKFVILDFPVAPDLAILDPESTATLPAPIAAATGMDALTHAIEGVTSTEWSPHADAYALQAIRLIRDNLERAVADTSDEEARGNMLIAADLAIAPTGLGATGITHSMSHPCGARHGVPHGVANAINLPPVIEFNAVASEQVADQFRGVAELLGVDARGKDEQVGRALADHVRELRARLGLPGRLSEVGVPEEGIPQLAEDAMGEGSTLVNPREPSTEDFVELFHRAL; encoded by the coding sequence TTGACCTTCAAGGACTTCTACCAGTTCGCCTCACCGACGCGAGTCGTCGCCGGACGCGAGCTGATCGGGAGCGCCGGCTTCGAGTTCGCCAAGGAGGGCGCCGAACGGGTGCTCCTCGTCACCGATCAGGTGATCCGCGGCACGGGTTTGGCGGCGAAGGCCGAGGCCGGCGTGGCCGATGGCGGGCTCGAGGTCGTCGGCGTCTTCGAAGACGTTCCGCAGGACTCCGATACAGGAGTGGTGACGAGATGCGCGGAGCAGGCGAAGGACCAGGGCGCCGACAGCTTCCTGGCCGTCGGCGGCGGGTCCGTGATCGACACCACGAAGGCCGCCAACGTGGTGTTCAGCCACGGAGGCACGATTCCGGACTGGGAAGGCGTGTTCGGACTGCCGCGCGAGGGCGACGGGATGGGCAGGCCGCTTCCGTTGGCGCCGATGGCGGTGATCCCGACCACGGCGGGTACGGGCTCGGAGGCGAGCCCCGTGGCGGTGATCAAGGACCCCGACCGTGGGATCAAGTTCGTGATCCTCGACTTCCCGGTCGCCCCCGACCTGGCGATCCTCGACCCCGAGTCGACGGCGACCCTACCCGCGCCCATCGCCGCAGCGACCGGCATGGACGCCCTCACCCACGCGATCGAGGGCGTGACCTCGACGGAGTGGAGCCCGCACGCAGACGCCTATGCGCTGCAAGCGATCCGGCTGATCCGCGACAACCTGGAACGCGCCGTGGCCGACACCTCGGACGAGGAGGCGCGGGGCAACATGTTGATCGCCGCGGACCTGGCGATCGCGCCAACCGGCCTCGGCGCGACCGGGATCACCCACTCGATGTCGCACCCCTGCGGGGCCCGCCACGGCGTCCCGCACGGGGTCGCCAACGCGATCAACCTGCCGCCGGTGATCGAGTTCAACGCCGTGGCGAGCGAGCAGGTGGCGGACCAGTTTCGCGGCGTCGCCGAGCTGCTCGGCGTGGATGCCCGCGGCAAGGACGAGCAGGTGGGGCGGGCTCTCGCCGATCATGTTCGCGAGCTGAGGGCGCGCCTCGGCCTGCCGGGGCGCCTGTCGGAGGTCGGTGTCCCCGAGGAAGGCATCCCGCAGCTCGCCGAGGACGCGATGGGCGAGGGGTCGACGCTCGTCAATCCGCGTGAGCCGAGCACGGAGGACTTCGTCGAGCTGTTCCACCGGGCGCTGTGA
- a CDS encoding SCP2 sterol-binding domain-containing protein, with amino-acid sequence MAYFKDAQEVYETLGKLFVDLTEDEELAPKFRKANTIVRYEYREPESAITVRLQEGQPGDVDFGESEMEPEVVMSMEADTAHRFWLGQVNVTVALARGQIKAKGPVAKILRLVPLTKPVFPRYKAQLEAQGRSDLIQA; translated from the coding sequence TTGGCCTACTTCAAGGACGCTCAGGAGGTCTACGAGACGCTCGGGAAGCTGTTCGTTGACCTGACGGAGGACGAGGAGCTGGCGCCGAAGTTCCGCAAGGCGAACACGATCGTCCGCTACGAGTACCGCGAGCCCGAATCGGCGATCACCGTGCGCCTGCAGGAGGGCCAGCCGGGCGACGTGGATTTCGGCGAGTCCGAGATGGAGCCCGAGGTCGTGATGTCGATGGAGGCCGACACCGCGCACCGGTTCTGGCTCGGCCAGGTAAACGTCACCGTGGCCCTGGCGCGGGGCCAGATCAAGGCCAAGGGGCCGGTGGCGAAGATCCTCAGGCTGGTGCCGCTGACGAAGCCGGTCTTCCCGCGTTACAAGGCCCAACTGGAGGCCCAGGGACGCTCCGATCTGATCCAGGCTTGA
- a CDS encoding superoxide dismutase: MAYSVPDLPYDYGALEPHIDEQTMRVHHDKHHQAYVDKANAALDGTEWADTDVDEVLRNLSSLPGDIQTPVRNNAGGHSNHTFFWQIMSPDGGGEPEGDLRAAIDDAFGGFDAFKDELKNAGVNRFGSGWAWLVRDGSGLAVVSTANQDSPISDGKTPLLGVDVWEHAYYLKYQNRRPDYLDAWWNVVNWPEVAARFSG, translated from the coding sequence ATGGCCTACTCAGTTCCCGACCTCCCCTACGACTACGGCGCGCTCGAGCCCCACATCGACGAGCAGACGATGCGCGTTCACCACGACAAGCACCACCAGGCGTACGTCGACAAGGCCAATGCGGCGCTCGACGGCACCGAATGGGCGGACACCGATGTGGATGAGGTGCTCCGCAACCTCTCCTCGCTGCCGGGCGACATCCAGACCCCCGTGCGGAACAACGCCGGCGGGCACTCGAACCACACCTTCTTCTGGCAGATCATGAGCCCCGACGGCGGTGGCGAGCCGGAGGGCGACCTGAGGGCCGCGATCGACGATGCCTTCGGCGGCTTCGATGCCTTCAAGGATGAACTCAAGAACGCCGGTGTGAACCGCTTCGGCTCCGGTTGGGCGTGGCTCGTCCGTGACGGCTCGGGCCTCGCGGTGGTCAGCACGGCCAACCAGGACTCGCCGATCTCCGACGGCAAGACGCCGTTGCTCGGCGTCGACGTCTGGGAGCACGCCTACTACCTCAAGTACCAGAACCGCCGTCCCGACTACCTCGACGCCTGGTGGAACGTGGTCAACTGGCCGGAGGTGGCAGCGCGGTTCAGCGGCTAG
- a CDS encoding NAD(P)-dependent oxidoreductase gives MRVFVAGASGVIGVPLVRQLVAAGHDVTGTTSKPENAPRIEAAGAAPVVCDALDPQAVQAAVRDAAPEVAISQLTRLPSEYNPRKIDYGPTNRARAEGGHNLIEAARAAGVKRLITQSVAFLYAPEGEMVKDEDARPWADAPEPFRAGADSTLEHEREATNTAGLEGIVLRYGQFYGPGTYYAPDGNIAEQVRRRRFPIVGRGQGMFSFIDTEDAAAATVASLDRGAPGIYNVVDDEPAPLREWLPVYAEALGARRPRRVPTLLARLVAGRFAVAFATELRGASNAKAKRELGWQPRYPSWRQGFRETLG, from the coding sequence ATGAGGGTGTTCGTGGCCGGGGCGAGCGGGGTGATCGGGGTACCGCTGGTGCGCCAACTCGTGGCGGCGGGGCACGACGTCACCGGGACGACGAGCAAGCCGGAGAACGCCCCCCGCATCGAGGCGGCTGGTGCGGCGCCCGTCGTCTGTGACGCGCTCGACCCGCAGGCGGTTCAGGCCGCGGTGCGGGATGCGGCGCCGGAGGTCGCGATCAGCCAGCTCACCCGCCTTCCCAGCGAGTACAACCCGCGAAAGATCGATTACGGGCCAACGAATCGAGCGCGCGCAGAAGGGGGCCACAACCTGATCGAGGCGGCGCGCGCCGCCGGAGTCAAGCGGCTCATCACCCAGAGCGTCGCCTTCCTCTATGCGCCCGAGGGGGAGATGGTCAAGGACGAAGACGCGCGGCCCTGGGCCGATGCGCCGGAGCCCTTCCGCGCGGGAGCCGACTCCACCCTGGAGCACGAGCGCGAGGCAACCAACACGGCCGGGCTGGAGGGCATCGTGCTGCGTTACGGTCAGTTCTACGGGCCGGGCACGTATTACGCCCCCGACGGCAACATCGCCGAGCAGGTGCGCCGCCGCCGCTTTCCGATCGTGGGTCGAGGCCAGGGGATGTTCTCCTTCATCGACACCGAAGACGCGGCCGCGGCCACAGTCGCCTCGCTCGACCGGGGAGCACCCGGCATCTACAACGTCGTGGACGACGAGCCCGCGCCGTTGCGCGAGTGGCTGCCCGTCTACGCGGAGGCGCTGGGCGCCCGCCGCCCCCGTCGAGTGCCGACGCTTCTGGCCCGACTCGTGGCAGGGCGCTTCGCGGTGGCCTTCGCGACGGAGCTCCGTGGTGCCTCGAACGCCAAGGCGAAGCGCGAGTTGGGCTGGCAGCCCCGCTATCCAAGCTGGCGTCAGGGGTTTAGAGAGACGCTTGGATAG